From a region of the Besnoitia besnoiti strain Bb-Ger1 chromosome I, whole genome shotgun sequence genome:
- a CDS encoding HEAT repeat-containing protein (encoded by transcript BESB_009820), whose product MSSPAMEDLQLQLEQVLLASLDPSRVRQASEQLRTLLQQEQKEQQRLAYLLLAKQIVDGRHEEVRQLAAVLLRRKIAKAMTVFDDNQQKEFITSLVARFSQESCAPVRRAVVHLLASILRLATLQEAKRQELFSALSHMAMQTLAPGADPQQLQQQVAAVDTFVAVAEACPDEMIDYFDKFLAVFRHAFTCTAAGNALGTSALKGLRSLAEFAEEPEQQKQLCALAPSVMQIIAAAVDANEDDVAATGIELIDDLLSNDNLAMKDAELLTVLDFLLKTVASRRDVDAGLRQQALSCIQWAAKQKPRVLSKSPTAIPSILDVLVSMGAEPDVPGGGPEDFEEDDLTPHRIAAQCVDALAISLPSKYIFQPMLDRLTPFTQSPEVLKKRAALVLLGIMSEGCEGVMRRKMKFFLPFVLESLRDPQPVVAASAAICFGQFAEYLQPEIMLFQREALELLLLLLDNPSALVQQKACYALGVLFENMEAQDLQPVASEVVQRLVRTLHQTSCDKVREVCLSAIGSAAAASGNSEDSSAVSASRARPFDAFAPELFPLIAQIIKMPTEDPSAKNKENASGQPTCSPATKARAIGVVGGLVQGTSEAAYAQELPGLMRLIMEQMAIETGDEESAVFAHDIRDEAFSCFSDVCAAMKDKFVVFLEEVMAAVFASLFSDEGLMADDDKKSGGTAAQLLEELDDEDDDASDERLHNIRIRDGFLDELESAALCLKTLWEHCGPHCMKFIAKTKEAIDLLQGHFHEAARQQCCYLIKAVATAAHATFAGLPVSKESPKGPLNPNVQTLWSKQLWPALHKLMEEDEEKETVGDACIALGTLAEEVGPGIFFSREMHDEVAKQLLLLLKKKHPCQVIQDIDEDDDSRQEEEYLFDGISVLICGMAYAACVGTRQAQQDPVASGSLVTVCNRQAFAATYQKIHPHLLDLATHRQSSAYAASGLGCLAEVFLAMQEDAVGYAADAKFLQAVLKGVQQDENEDYRRNACFCLGVVYEVAHAQPAVNAKTPEFLAALHSIFRSREDMNKSEQLTLDNAAAAVARMILNPPATPLPLEHLVPALLVSMPLQEDHEESEVMLKAALKLADDAATQPLIVQHIQKFLVGVILETAHPVSVKRVKPETQEKVIAMLRQLLTNPSLPPSTLQGVKEAVASKPFALEFINTKI is encoded by the exons ATGTCGTCGCCCGCGATGGAGGACCttcagctgcagctggagcaagtgctcctcgcctctctggaTCCCTCGCGGGTGAGGCAGGCCAGCGAGCAGCTTCGCACGCTGCTTCAGCAGGAACAGAAGGAGCAACAGCGCCTGGCGTACCTGCTGCTTGCCAAGCAGATCGTCGACGGCCGCCATGAGGAGGTCCGACAGCTCGCTGCCGTCCTCTTGCGGCGGAAAATCGCAAAGGCGATGACTGTCTTCGACGACAACCAGCAG aAGGAGTTCATCACTTCGCTCGTCGCGCGTTTTTCGCAAGAGTCCTGCGCGCCTGTGCGTCGGGCAGTTGTCCATTTGCTGGCATCGATTCTGCGGCTGGCGACTCTGCAAGAAGCCAAGCGCCAGGagctcttctccgcgctgtCGCACATGGCGATGCAGACGCTGGCGCCCGGCGCAGACccgcagcagcttcagcaGCAAGTCGCTGCAGTCGACACCTTCGTCGCGGTCGCTGAGGCGTGCCCTGATGAAATGATCGACTACTTTGACAAgttcctcgctgtcttcaGACACG CCTTCACCTGCACCGCTGCCGGCAACGCGCTGGGCACGTCGGCGCTCAAAGGCCTGCGTTCGCTCGCGGAGTTCGCTGAAGAGCCTGAACAGCAGAAACAG CTGTGCGCTCTGGCGCCGAGCGTGATGCAAATcatcgcggcggcggtcgacgcgaacgaggacgacgtggcggcgacgggcaTTGAACTCATCGACGACCTT CTGAGCAACGACAACCTGGCGATGAAGGACGCAGAACTTCTGACGGTGCTGGACTTTTTGCTCAAGACCGTAGCCAGCCGAAGGGACGTCGACGCAGGCTTGCGGCAGCAGGCCCTCTCCTGCATTCAGTGGGCGGCCAAGCAGAAGCCGAGAG tgCTGTCGAAGAGTCCGACGGCGATCCCCTCGATCCTCGATGTCTTGGTCTCCATGGGCGCTGAGCCCGACGTCCCCGGCGGCGGTCCAGAGGACTTTGAGGAGGACGACTTGACCCCACACCGCATCGCGGCGCAGTGCGTGGACGCACTCGCGATCTCGCTGCCCTCCAAGTACATTTTCCAGCCGATGCTTGACCGCCTCACGCCCTTCACCCAGTCGCCCGAGgtgctgaagaagcgcgcggcgctcgtctTGCTCGGCATCATGAGCGAGGGCTGCGAAGGCGTCATGAGAAGAAAAATGAAGTTCTTCCTGCCCTTCGTCCTCGAGTCCCTCAGAGACCCGCAGCCCGTCgttgccgcctctgcagccatCTGCTTTGGCCAATTCGCAG AGTACCTTCAGCCCGAAATCATGCTCTTCCAGCGCGAGGCTCTggagcttcttctgcttctgctcGACAACCCCAGTGCCCTCGTCCAGCAGAAGGCGTGCTACG CCTTGGGCGTCCTCTTTGAGAACATGGAAGCGCAGGACTTGCAGCCGGTCGCCAGTGAAGTcgtgcagcgcctcgtccgcACGCTCCACCAGA CTTCGTGCGACAAGGTGCGTGAAGTGTGCCTGTCTGCGATTggctcggctgcggcggcgagcgggaaCAGCGAGGACTCCTCGGCAgtgtctgcgtctcgcgcgcggccgttTGACGCGTTCGCGCCCGAGTTGTTTCCGCTGATTGCGCAAATCATCAAGATGCCCACGGAGGATCCGAGTGCGAAGAACAAAGAGAACGCCTCTGGGCAGCCGACCTGCTCGCCAGCCACGAAAGCGCGCGCCatcggcgtcgtcggcggccttGTTCAGGGcaccagcgaggcggcgtaCGCGCAGGAGCTCCCGGGACTCATGCGCCTCATCATGGAGCAGATGGCCATCGAGaccggcgacgaagagagcgccgTCTTCGCTCACGACATCCGCGACGAAGCCTTCTCCTGCTTCAGCGACGTCTGCGCAGCCATGAAAGACAAATTCGTCGTCTTTCTCGAG GAGGTCATGGCGGCCGTGTTCGCGTCGCTCTTTAGCGACGAAGGCTTGATGGCTGACGACGACAAGAAGTCCggggggacggcggcgcagctgctggaggagttggacgacgaagacgacgacgccagcgacgagCGCCTGCACAACATTCGCATCCGCGACGGCTTCCTCGATGAGCTCGagtccgccgccctctgcctcAAAACGCTGTGGGAGCACTGTGGCCCCCACTGCATGAAATTCATCGCCAA gacgaaggaggcgatTGACCTGCTTCAGGGCCACTTccacgaggccgcgcggcagcagtgCTGCTACCTAATCAAGGCcgtcgcgaccgcggcgcacgccacCTTCGCGGGTCTCCCTGTGAGCAAGGAGAGCCCGAAGGGCCCTCTGAACCCCAACGTCCAGACTCTCTGGAGCAAGCAGTTGTGGCCAGCGCTGCACAAGTTGATGGAAGAG gacgaagaaaaggagacTGTTGGTGATGCATGCATTGCCTTGGGAACGCTGGCTGAGGAAGTCGGCCCCGGCATCTTCTTTTCGCGGGAAATGCACGACGAAGtggcgaagcagctgctccttctcctcaAGAAGAAGCACCCGTGCCAGGTCATTCAGGACATCGACGAG GACGACGACTCCCGCCAGGAGGAGGAGTATCTCTTCGACGGCATCTCGGTGCTCATCTGCGGCATGGCGTACGCAGCTTGCGTCGGCAcccggcaggcgcagcaggacCCCGTAGCTTCCGGCAGCCTCGTCACTGTCTGTAACCGCCAGGCTTTCGCCGCCACGTACCAGAAGATCCATCCGCACCTCCTCGACCTCGCCACCCACCGCCAGTCGTCTGCCTACGCGGCCAGTGGCCTCGGCTGTCTCGCAGAG GTCTTTTTGGCGATGCAGGAGGACGCAGTGGGATATGCAGCCGACGCCAAGTTCCTCCAGGCTGTGCTGAAGGGCGTCCAGCAAGACGAGAACGAAGACTACCGCCGCAACGCGTgcttctgcctcggcgtcgtttACGAG GTCGCTCACGCGCAACCCGCGGTCAACGCCAAGACGCCGGAATTTCTGGCCGCACTTCACTCGATTTTCAGAAGCCGCGAG GACATGAACAAGTCAGAGCAGCTGACTCTGGATaacgcagctgccgccgttGCGCGAATGATTCTGAACccccccgcgacgccgctgccgctggaaCACCTGGTGCCCGCCTTGCTCGTGTCGATGCCTCTGCAAGAAGACCATGAGGAGTCCGAAGTCATGCTCAAGGCCGCGCTGAagctcgccgacgacgccgccaCACAGCCGCTGATCGTGCAGCACATCCAGAAGTTCCTCGTG GGGGTGATCCTGGAGACGGCGCACCCCGTGAGCGTCAAGCGCGTGAAGCCGGAAACACAGGAGAAGGTTATTGCgatgctgcggcagctgctgacgaacccgtcgctgccgccctcgaccCTTCAAGGCGTCAAGGAGGCTGTGGCGTCCAAGCCCTTCGCGCTCGAGTTCATCAACACCAAGATCTAA
- a CDS encoding SGS domain-containing protein (encoded by transcript BESB_009830): MASPSASCTLQGGASSASGPARRTQTPRFEWMQSGERLCLTFFVKHLSPGDVQSIEFKPREFCVRLLVPPLPAPTEGGAPASAATCGEEKKLYVFHIEQLLEEIVPEESKYTLSQTKIEVSLKKKRAGFHWAALEASPVGPAAPLQPIATVDSAKKPEGECGKGENKEADTNEKSKQPMYPSSKKKIDWNQVEKEIDDELKDDDKEGEAALQKLFQQIYANADDDTRRAMIKSYQTSGGTVLSTNWDEVRGKNYEQSVTAPEGQEVRRWTQS, encoded by the exons ATGGCTTCACCCAGCGCTTCTTGTACActgcagggcggcgcgagctccgcgtcgGGGCCAGCACGTCGCACGCAGACTCCTCG GTTCGAATGGATGCAAAGTGGAGAGCGTCTGTGTCTCACGTTTTTCGTGAAGCATCTGTCTCCTGGGGACGTGCAATCCATCGAATTCAAACCTCGAGAGttctgcgtgcgcctgctcgtccctcctcttcctgcACCCaccgagggaggcgcgccggcttCAGCTGCAACttgcggcgaagagaagaagcttTACGTTTTCCACATTGAGCAGCTCTTGGAGGAAATCGTTCCAGAAGAGTCCAAGTACACGCTCTCGCAG ACAAAGATCGAAGTttcgctgaagaagaagcgcgcaggCTTCCACTGGGCTGCCCTCGAGGCGTCGCCCGTGGGAccggccgcgcctctgcagcccaTCGCGACAGTGGACTCGGCGAAGAAACCGGAGGGAGAGTGCGGGAAGGGCGAGAACAAAGAAGCAGACACGAACGAAAAGTCGAAGCAACCGATGTATCCGTCGTCCAAGAAGAAGATCGACTGGAACCAAGTCGAAAAA GAAATCGATGATGAGTTGAAGGACGACGacaaggaaggcgaggctgcgcttCAGAAGCTCTTCCAACAGATCTACGCAAATGCGGATGACGACACGAGGCGCGCTATGATCAAGTCATAC CAAACGTCGGGTGGGACGGTCCTCTCAACAAACTGGGACGAAGTCCGAGGAAAGAACTACGAACAG AGCGTCACAGCCCCAGAAGGCCAGGAAGTCCGCCGGTGGACGCAGTCATGA